A portion of the bacterium genome contains these proteins:
- the recO gene encoding DNA repair protein RecO, producing MIQRTEAVILKTQNWSESSRIVHAFTRKFGRMKFMAKGVRRTKSKFGAAFDPGTLSQVVFYRSIRSEIHTASEASVVFYPGQACRTENLGFLAPALEVAYRATDLESPNLALFNNLLVLIKALEHSPGPQHPLAEFCLASINNLGYHPVLDRCLDCRKTARDELFLFSLSLGGLLCPGCCKKHGESVALTRPVLKGLDFWQQHDYLPPMDTADSLFLIRLLAEFINHHLSGHSRLVSFKYLPRN from the coding sequence ATGATCCAGCGCACCGAAGCCGTCATCCTCAAGACCCAGAACTGGTCCGAGTCCAGCCGGATCGTCCACGCCTTTACCCGGAAATTCGGCCGGATGAAGTTCATGGCCAAGGGCGTCCGCCGCACCAAAAGCAAGTTCGGGGCGGCTTTCGATCCCGGGACATTATCCCAGGTAGTTTTTTACCGCAGCATCCGGTCCGAGATCCACACCGCCTCCGAGGCCTCGGTGGTTTTTTACCCCGGCCAGGCCTGCAGGACGGAGAACCTGGGGTTTTTGGCCCCGGCCCTGGAAGTGGCCTACCGGGCCACCGATCTGGAATCCCCGAATTTGGCCCTATTCAACAATCTGCTGGTGCTGATCAAGGCGCTGGAGCACAGCCCCGGCCCCCAGCATCCTCTGGCCGAGTTCTGTTTGGCCTCCATCAACAACCTGGGCTACCACCCGGTTTTGGACCGCTGCCTGGATTGCCGGAAGACGGCCCGGGATGAACTGTTCCTGTTCTCCCTTTCGCTGGGGGGGCTGCTTTGCCCCGGCTGCTGCAAAAAGCACGGGGAATCGGTGGCCCTGACCCGGCCGGTGCTGAAGGGACTTGATTTCTGGCAGCAGCATGATTACCTGCCGCCGATGGATACCGCCGATTCGCTGTTCCTGATCCGGCTGCTGGCCGAGTTCATCAACCACCACCTTTCCGGGCATTCCCGGCTGGTGTCGTTCAAGTACCTGCCCCGGAACTGA